A region from the Lolium perenne isolate Kyuss_39 chromosome 4, Kyuss_2.0, whole genome shotgun sequence genome encodes:
- the LOC127295863 gene encoding probable glucuronosyltransferase Os03g0287800, giving the protein MGSAALDHAGGRPKKGSGGSQLWKKALLHSSLCFVMGFFTGFAPSSVSDWRSAAPVAGAGGLAVESSHLLRAQHSVGGGNRTLLSQGGAAAEAATPRPLLVVVTTTESTPTANGERAAMLTRMAHALLLVPPPLLWVVVEAAPDVPATARLLRDTGLLYRHLTYKDNFTAAEVATGKERHHQRNAALEHIERHRLAGVVHFAGLGDVFQLRFFDQIRQISTFGAWPVARMSRGERKVLVQGPACSASKVIGWFSRDLSSSTTVSTGQATPTPTGGAPNGAARPSSTPEIDVHGFAFNSSVLWDPERWGRYPTSEPDKSQDSIRFVQQVVTEDYSKVKGIPSDCSEIMVWRVEAPSSSRQTPGNNNRR; this is encoded by the exons ATGGGTTCCGCCGCGCTGGACCACGCCGGAGGTCGGCCGAAGAAGGGCTCGGGCGGGTCGCAGCTGTGGAAGAAGGCGCTGCTGCATTCCAGCCTGTGCTTCGTGATGGGCTTCTTCACCGGCTTCGCGCCCTCCTCCGTCTCCGACTGGCGCTCCGCCGCGCCCGTCGCCGGAGCGGGTGGGCTCGCGGTGGAGAGCAGCCACCTGCTGCGGGCGCAGCACTCCGTGGGGGGCGGCAACCGGACCCTGCTGTcgcagggcggcgcggcggcggaagcggcgaCCCCGCGGCCGCTGCTGGTGGTGGTGACCACGACGGAGTCGACCCCCACGGCTAACGGCGAGCGCGCGGCCATGCTGACCCGGATGGCGCACGCGCTGCTGCTGGTCCCGCCGCCGCTGCTGTGGGTGGTGGTCGAGGCCGCCCCCGACGTGCCCGCCACAGCCCGGCTGCTCCGCGACACGGGGCTGCTGTACCGCCACCTCACCTACAAGGACAACTTCACCGCCGCCGAGGTCGCCACGGGGAAGGAGCGGCACCACCAGCGGAACGCCGCGCTAGAGCACATCGAGCGGCACCGGCTCGCTGGCGTCGTCCACTTCGCGGGTCTCGGCGACGTCTTCCAGCTCCGGTTCTTCGACCAGATTCGGCAGATCAG CACGTTCGGCGCGTGGCCGGTGGCGAGGATGTCGCGGGGCGAGCGGAAGGTGCTGGTCCAGGGCCCGGCGTGCAGCGCGTCCAAGGTCATCGGGTGGTTCTCCAGGGACCTCAGCAGCAGCACCACCGTCAGCACGGGCCAGGCCACACCCACACCCACGGGAGGCGCCCCCAATGGCGCGGCTCGGCCGTCGTCGACGCCGGAGATCGACGTGCACGGCTTCGCCTTCAACAGCTCCGTGCTCTGGGACCCCGAGCGGTGGGGGCGGTACCCGACCTCCGAGCCCGACAAGTCACAG GACTCCATCAGGTTCGTACAGCAAGTTGTGACGGAGGATTACAGCAAGGTGAAGGGCATCCCGTCCGACTGCTCTGAGATCATGGTGTGGCGCGTCGAGGCACCTTCCTCCTCGCGGCAAACTCCGGGGAACAACAACAGGAGGTAG